TTCGGTCTTCCACTCGGTGGACTTCTCGTCGCGGCAGCGGCCTTCGGCCTGCTCAACCGCGGCTCGTCGAGGACATAGGGTCGAGGTCTGATCGCGCCGCTCCTGGATCGTGCGCGTGTCTAGCGGGGGGCGCGGAATCTGAGCGGATTATGGTCCGCCAGATCATCGTTGCAGCGGTCTGATTAGGAATCAGAGTTCTTGCGCAGGCCGAGGGCACGGCCCCGAATGTCCGAGTGGCTGCTCCTGTCAACCTGGCAGCGCATTCTGCGCAACGCTCTCACAGTCACGCCGATAACACCCGCGACGTCATCGGTCTTGTCGAAGTGGCTCGTCCTCCGCTCGATCCTTCAGCAAATCCCCGGTGAAGGAGGAGCGCTCAATGACGAAAGCCAGCCGCATGTTCGATCGCCTCATGGAACTAATCGCGGACCGCACCTTCAGCAGCGCCGACACGCTCGAGTCGTCTTTCGAATGGGTCGCCGGCGAAGTAGGCCGACCGTTGATGACTGAGCGCGCCACTGAGAGCGAGGAGACCGCGGTAGCGGCCTAGCCGCAGGGTGACGCTGGTCGCTCCCCTCGACCTGGCATGACCGCACGGTCGAGGCGCGAATCGCTCCTCACTCTGGACTTGGGTGACTAGAGTCGTGCCTCATGACAAGGGACGGGGGCACCAAGAACGGCATGCAGAGCCCCTCCCTTCAGGTCGTCAGCTCCACGCACGGTGAGGAAGAGCTCAGGCTGGTCACCGTCGTCTTCGCTGACCTCGCCGACTCGACCGCGATGGCCGAAGGCCTGACTCCCGAGGAGATACGAGGGATCCTGACGTCGTACTTCAATGCTTTGGCGAGCGTGATCCAGCGCTTCGGAGGCACCGTCGACAAGTACGCCGGCGACGCGGTGATGGCGGTCTTCGGCGCGCCGCTCGCCCACGAAGACGATGCCGTTCGCGCCCTTCGGACAGCCATAGCGATGCAGAATGCGATCGCACGACTCAGCGACGACCTTCAGCGCGATCGGGGAATCCGACTGGCGCTACGGGTCGGCGTGAACACCGGGCCCGTGGCTGCGGGCGTGCTGCGGGGCGATGTGCAGGCCGCGTACACGATCGTCGGTGACGCCGTCAACGTTGCTTATCGTTTGCAGTCTGCGGCCGGACGCGGCGAGGTCCTCGTCGGGGCGGCGACAGAGCGTCAGGCGGCACACGCGTTCTCGTTCGAGCGCATCGAGCCATTGCACGTCAAGGGAAAGACCGAGCCACTCACGGTCTTCCGACTTACCCGGCCGCGCGACAGCATCGGACTGTCGCTGCGTTCCACGCTCGTCGGCCGAGAAAACGAGCTCGCGACACTGAGCACCGCCGTCGAGGACATCGAGCGGGGCGAGGGACGTATCGCGCTGATTATCGGCGTCGCTGGCATCGGGAAGTCGCGTCTGCTGGCCGACGTAAGGCGTGCGTTCGCTAACCGCCGCATCGCCGCACTTGAGGGCCGTGCGCTCGCCATGGCGCAGGGCATCAGTTACCTGCCGTTCACCGAGATCATTCGGCGCGACGCTGATATCGCAGAGGACGATGCGCCGTCCACGAGTTGGGAGAAGTTCGAGCGGCGCATGCGCGTGCTCTTCGCCGAGGATGTCGCTGATGTGCTCCCGTACCTCGGGACCTTCATCGGTTTGGAGCTGCCCGACGTGCTCGCCCGGCAGGTCCGCCATCTAGATGCGCAGTCCATGGGTCTTCAGATATTCGCGAGCATGCGCAGCTATGTGAGGCACCTGACGGCCGAGCGTCCGACGATCCTCGTGCTTGAGGACTGGCACTGGGCCGATGAATCGTCCGCCGCACTCCTAGAGCACCTCCTGCCGCTGGTCGAGACAGAGCGACTGGGCATCTGCGTAGCGAGTCGGCCTGACGAGCCGGGAAGCATGGTCATGCGGCTCCGCGGAGCAGTCGCGGCAGCGAACGGAGCGCGTTTCATCGAGGTACGGCTGGAGGCGCTAGGACTCGAACAGAGCGAGCAACTGGTGCGCAACCTCCTTCTCGCCCCGGATCTGACAGACGCCGTCCGCACGCGGACTCTCGAGCGGGCCGAGGGCAACCCTCTGTTCCTTGAGGAGCTCGTGAGCGCGCTCATCGACCTCGGCGCGATCGTCCGCGACCCTGGCAGCGGCGAGTGGCGCGCGACGGACCGCATCGATACGGTCACCCTCCCAGATACCGTCCAAGGCGTCATCGTGGCGCGGATCGACCGCCTCGATGACGAGGTGAAGCACGTGCTCCGACTCGCGGCCGTGATTGGCCGAAGCTTCCTCTACCGAGTGCTGCGCGCGCTCCGCGAAGTCGATCGTCGGCTTGACAGCGATCTCGCACAACTGCAGCAGCTCGAGTTCATTCGCGAGCGTCGGCGCACTCCGGAGCTCGAGTACATCTTCAAGCACGCGCTCGTCCACGATGCTGCCTACGAGAGCTTGTTGCTCCAGCGACGTAAGGAGTTGCACGCGCGCGTAGGCGAGGTCATCGAAGAACTCTTCGCGAACCAGTTGGACGAGTTCTGCGGCGTGCTCGCGTATCACTACGCGCGCGCCGAGCGGTGGGAAAAGGCGCAGGAATACCTGTTCAAGGCAGGCGACCGCGCCGAGCGGATCGCAGGCGACGCCGAACTCCTCGCCTATTACAAGCAGGCAGTCGCCGTCTACGCGCGCGCCTTCGGCAATCGCTGGGACCCCGTCCAGCGAGCGATCGTCGAACGGAAGATCGCCGAGGCGCATTTCCGTCGCGGCGAGCACCTCCCG
This Candidatus Limnocylindria bacterium DNA region includes the following protein-coding sequences:
- a CDS encoding adenylate/guanylate cyclase domain-containing protein — translated: MTRDGGTKNGMQSPSLQVVSSTHGEEELRLVTVVFADLADSTAMAEGLTPEEIRGILTSYFNALASVIQRFGGTVDKYAGDAVMAVFGAPLAHEDDAVRALRTAIAMQNAIARLSDDLQRDRGIRLALRVGVNTGPVAAGVLRGDVQAAYTIVGDAVNVAYRLQSAAGRGEVLVGAATERQAAHAFSFERIEPLHVKGKTEPLTVFRLTRPRDSIGLSLRSTLVGRENELATLSTAVEDIERGEGRIALIIGVAGIGKSRLLADVRRAFANRRIAALEGRALAMAQGISYLPFTEIIRRDADIAEDDAPSTSWEKFERRMRVLFAEDVADVLPYLGTFIGLELPDVLARQVRHLDAQSMGLQIFASMRSYVRHLTAERPTILVLEDWHWADESSAALLEHLLPLVETERLGICVASRPDEPGSMVMRLRGAVAAANGARFIEVRLEALGLEQSEQLVRNLLLAPDLTDAVRTRTLERAEGNPLFLEELVSALIDLGAIVRDPGSGEWRATDRIDTVTLPDTVQGVIVARIDRLDDEVKHVLRLAAVIGRSFLYRVLRALREVDRRLDSDLAQLQQLEFIRERRRTPELEYIFKHALVHDAAYESLLLQRRKELHARVGEVIEELFANQLDEFCGVLAYHYARAERWEKAQEYLFKAGDRAERIAGDAELLAYYKQAVAVYARAFGNRWDPVQRAIVERKIAEAHFRRGEHLPAREAFQRCLDFLGIAMPVTRWRVRAGVVREALVQVGHLALPRFLPRRRHDPAPYEWMRALGVMTVGIDYFLGDTERLVMDGLRLLNLAEANDYRLGVSAGSSFAGLICGAVGLTDLASRYHARAVAVAEEVGDTLALGIAHHQLAMHEVHVLGDLASADKHYSAAMDEWHAAGEGRWPLVAIGQAYSTKRFLGEWSPEQEVAFGEEIIRAADEAGDADVRAWGWVYLGIALADAGDLRKATQHLERSVEFCQAVPDHAAFVVAQGHLAEVLLALGSVDRAVALAEDTVGFVRQHHMRSWHVTPVRNALVHAYLTSAEREQANGSLARTGEASRASLAQAKRDRQAAPGAYRWRGSYEWLRGDSGSAREWWGRSEEVARALGAQRELDITRQERARFENRVVASRR